The following nucleotide sequence is from Cryptococcus neoformans var. grubii H99 chromosome 5, complete sequence.
TTTCCTGCCGTAATTGGGCGGTCAACgcttcaatctcctcattcAACTGCTTTTCAGCTTCTATATGACCCTCCTCAAGTTCATCGTTCAAGTCTTTTATAGCCTCCAGATCTTCTATCGTTAGACGCATCTCCTCAATACGCTCGCCCATTTGAAGATTGCGATCAGTAAGCTGCTCGAGCATGTCTTCGGCGCCAAGGGCATCATCAAGCTGTTGCTTCAGGTCCTCAACTTGGGATTCGGCGTTGGCAAGTTTTGCCTCAGCGAATTCAAGTTGATTGATAAGGTCCTCCTGAGAGGTGAGCGCTTTCTCAAGCTCGGCGATTTTGACCTTATGATCCCTTTCCGCCTCAGCAGAAACGTCACGTAATCTTTTCCGGGTCAGTCCTGATGATATGCATCGTTGATAAACAAAATCACTCACCTAATAAGAGCCTCCTTCAATCGCTCGTTATGCTTTTCAAGCTGCACAAAGGCTAGACTCGTTCGCTCTCCCACTATACCACCCACCGGTTTTTCATATTCCGCTGCAATGCTATAAGCAGTTGATCGTCGTCAGAATTAACGCTGAACGATACTGAccgttttcttcttttaaGAGAGCGACTTCCATCTCAAGTTCTGCCACCTTTTCGCCCAATTTTACGATGTCCGCTTCGGCAGCCTCAGCTTTCTCTTCAGCCACTTCCCTATCCAAAGCCGCCATTTCGAGTTGATCAAGGGCTTCAGCTGCTCGAGTCTCAAGGATGGAATTTTCGGATTGAAGATCGCGTGCCTGACGTTGGGCCTTGAGGAGAGATGATTGAATTTCTTGGAATTTAGCTAAAGCGATGTTCAGCCCTATCGTCAACAAGTTAAACAGCCAGACGTACCTTGCAAGCGCACACGAGCTGCTTTCAAAGAGTCTGCCTCGCCAACTCGGGTCTCCAAATCTCGAATtttttcttgatcttcaTGTTTCTTGTTTTCCAGTATTCGAATCTTGATACGAAGTTCTTCTAGCTCTCGTTTTTGAGCCAATGAAGAATGTTCCTCGTCGGGTGAGGGTGGTTTTGACAATAATTGCGGTTGCGTACTGGCCTGTTCAAGGGTTGCCGGATCCGGAGGAGTTACGAAAGCAGATGATATGGATCGCGTTCGGCTTTGTTGAGAAATGCTTGGCGTTGGGGAGACAGCTCGTCGCGTTGGCGAGGAAATCCTTCCTGGAGGAGCGGAGACTATTGACTGTGAGGCCGCATGCTCTATCTCTTTCGTGGCAGTCGTCAGAGCTCGCGCATCCAATACTGACGGCGGTCGTTTAAAGATTCCTTGCGATggtcttgaagatgaagaactCGAAGGTCGCCTTGCCATTGGAGCTGTGGAGGGCACGACAGCTTCTGCTGATGAGGAACTTGACACAACTCGCGATGTCTGAGAAGGGGTAAATGGTGCTGTCGAGCGCGTGGTTGGTTGTTTTTGTGGTGAAGACGCCCGAGCCGACGAGGCGGATGCTAACCGGTGTGCTGAAGGCGTAGCATGGGGTCTTGTTGATTGTGGACGCGGCTTGAAGGATGTAAGTACATGCCTATAATGTTTAACGTGCGAGTGCCTACTGTTTCTGTGGGTTTTGGTGCCTCTAATATCCTGACTTGACTTGGCCGCACAAACACACCATGATTCGGCTTACATTCAAAGtatctctctccctttaCTGAACCATCGTTTTTGCCTCCTGGTTCAAATCTTGGTCGCTTGAGCTCAGAGATCCATATACTAACAAGTTTTACTCACAGCTCGACACCGACCCACTTGCCAGCAGCAAATCCAGGATTCGCGCCAGTCCAACGCACGTAGCCTATGCCCGCTGAGACTTGAACTTTGGCATCTATGGGCACTTCTTGGGATGTCATATCGGGAGCATTGCTTGCCGGAATTAGAGCGTTAGGGGATGGTGGGTGTGGTGGCTCTGTGTAAATTACCtgttgatgttgttgaaggGGCCATAACCAACGCGTGCACGCGCCTTTGAAGTAGGAacgaggaaaggaaagaccGGCACGCGAAAGCCACGTTGGGCGGGGAGAGCCGCTTCCCGGTGCGAATACACCGAGCGAGGGATGTTGCGATGTGCCTGTCTGTGTTGTTTAACCGCCGCCATGATCGATCATTACTCTACTCGCTACCCTTTGCCCAAAGCCGCGTATTAGTGATATCAACTATTGAAATCATCCCTCCGACGCCGAACCAAGGGGTGAATCACTATCCACATCTGGTCTATTCTTTCTGCCGCTCGCAATGACCTCTCCAGCCAAGGCATACCCATctcgcccttctttcctccacttcatccAAAACCCCCACCATCTCGTTCGCCCATCGATCCGTTTAAAAACGACGCTTTACTCGCTCTCTCTTGCCATTATTATCCTTTTGGTACTCGCGCTCAATGCCGCAACCACACCGCCAACCCACGCACCGGACATTGCCAAATCCCCTAATCCGGATACGCCTGCCGACTCAGGAGAGGGCAAGGATATAGCGCAAGGCAAAGATGCCCATCTTGTTGACGGAGATGTACAAAGGAGCTTTGAGGAACCCGACTATGCCCTTCTTAGTGGGAGACAGCCACATGAGATTGGGTGTGATATTCCCCTAGAAGGGGATGATAAAGGCGTCCTGGTGTTTTTGGGTATATTCTCGACCGCTCAGAATAAAGGGAGACGAGACCTGTACGTTCAATTCATTCGATTTAACAGATAATACTAACAATCATGTATCTGTAACTGACAGGTACCGAGAGACCATCATTCCCGATTTCCCCCCCGAACTTGTAACAGTAAAATTCATCCTTGGAACGCCACCATACCCCGAACCATCTTCCAGTTCCGAGGTTTCCAAGCGGACAAAATTGCTTAAGGACGTcaaaaaggaaatgaaAGAGCATGGGGATATGGTCATGCTTCCGGTAAGTTATCCATCTTTTGTCACATCCTGTTTTCGTATGCTATGCTAATAATAGCCGCGGGTCGGGATCTACAGATGATAGACAATATTGATCTTGGAAAGACTCATGAATATTTTAAATGGGTAGCTCATGAGTATgctggagagggaagagccAAGGGAAGGCCTCGCTTTGTAATGTATGGCTTCTCAGATTTATTAGGGGGCAATTCAAGACTGATGGTTCATCTATTTATAGGAAAGCAGACGACGATGTAAGTCAGATGCTGACTTGTTGACTATGGGTAGTCCTGACGTAAAACAGACCATTCTCGTAATGCCCAACATGATCTCTGCTTTTAAAGACCTCGATTGCGCAACTAATGTGTATTGGGGAACATCCGCCGGCCGTTCTCATTATTTTGGCGACTACTTCCGCGGACTGGCGTACGCCATGAGCTGGCCCCTTgtatgtttttttttgtcctTCCCCGCCACTCTCGTAGATGAGATTGACACGGTAGCGTAGGTCTCGTGGATAGGTTCGGCCAATATGACTCACGCGCATATTACTAAAATTGAAGACGCTCGCACAGGTCAGTGGTTACGGCACCTGGACCCCATAACAGATCCTATCAAACGGATTGATATGGGCTGGACAATGGGTGATTGGAATCAGCTTGACGTGGATATCAAGACTGTAGCTCTTCGTATGTTCGATCATTACCTATATAATTGGCTCATGAACTGACTGGATGTATAGATTGGTGCAAGCTCGATGACTGGGTGCGGGAGCAACATCGTCGACTTCTCCAGGTCTGGTCAGATGCAGGCAGAGATTACGCCGCCGAGAATGGGGTGCCTCCGAGAGAGAGTATTGCAAAGGGAAAGATCACTCCGCAGGAAGCGGAAAAGGAACACCAGAGACAAAAGGAACTGGGCTGGGATGTGCAGGGTAATTTGGAATGATAGGTGAAGTGGAGGGCAGAAGGACCGTGGGCGGGAGACGGTGAATGGGCCTTAACACTAGGTCACACTACTGTGTTTATAATTCGACTGCTGAATATGTACTTCGCTACTGACACGTTGCATTGAAACCCTGTTCACTGATCATGTGAATTTTGGAACGAACAAGTCGCACTCTACCTTCAGTCTCGCCTTTAAGTTACTGAGACCATTCACATATCATACAACATGCATCATCTGTCTAAAACAGCTCCCATATCTGGTTGAGTGATTTATAAGGGCTTGCTTGGAAGCTGGGTGGGAAGGATCCCAAATCTGCACACCATTGCATTAATGGCCATTCTCCCTTTTGCGAAATGAGAAAAGCTTACCGCTTCTTGATGGTGACTCGGTGTCGTGAAAACTTGTCATCGGGGGAAAAGCGAGCTACATAAATGTCAGCACTCGCATTCTAACGGAATACCAACAAACGTACCAGGATGAGCGGACTTCGTGGGCTTGCCAGCAGCAGTCACTTTCTGTTGAGTTGTTAGaacctttcctttcccGCGTCACCTCCAATAAAATCAATACCTACTTTGAGGGTGTAGACTCTATAGTTCGCCGTTAATACAGTTCGTACGGGAACCAAAACCAAAAGACTTACCGGTTTCCCCTCTCATCCAAAGTGTACATAAGGTGCATGATTCCAGTTCCTTGCTTGAGCAACAGTCGAAATGGTAGGGTTATATAGGATgcagtggtggtggagattGAGTTGAGGCGCCAAACTGGTCAATTTACCGAAGACGAGAAGGTTTTGAGATTTCGAGGAAATCTGTCGaacggaatcaaatatTGTGCCAAATAACGTAAGTAATTAAATGTGGCTgttggctgctgctggatGATTGGGCGAGCGAACGTAATAATAAGTTAAagaataataataaaaggAACTTCTTGGTTATTAACACATAATAATgtcatgatgatgttttgttgttgtcgcTCGCCTTCGCTATTCGTTCGTTGTAGTACGTATACGACGCGAAGTTAAAAGAAAGTTGTTGTACCAgtacagcagcagcaagcgGTGCAGCTGCAGTTACCACTATGTACAATCAGTAGCTGGCAGTATCCGTGGTAGTTAGCAGGTAACAGCAGTAATACTACCAGCTATTATCAACTACCACCacccaaggagaagaaggtccCATATCAAATGTCGATTACCGAACGAGCCGCTGCCGAGGCGGTGGATCAAGGATGTGGTGCAGAAGTTCGTCCGTCAATGACGACGAATAAACTGATTAACAGGCGAAAAAAGACAATGTACcaaggagggagggaaggggatgacGGGCTGTGCATTGCATATATTTGCAGTCGGTCAGTACGATCCTCAGTGCTGTCAACGTTCGATAATATAAGCCTTCAGGATGCTGCCGAACAAAAATCATGCCAACGGCATTTACAAATCAGCCAGGGTATCCATTTTCACAAAGAATTAAGTCTCGATGAAGGCCAACCTATCGCTCCAATTGGAATACTTCGAGTGGTAGGCCATAGACATGATTGTGTTATTTCAATGCGCATCATTATCACCAGTTCGGCAGCATATCTATGTTGCAGCCGTTTGCAGCCCTTACATCTAGCGTGCGAAATTCTGCAAGTCGAACGGTTTCATATGCTGTGATTGACGGCGATTGGCCCTCAACTTCAGGCATTCCTTTcaacaccaccaccacatACAACCACTTGCACAAGTATCGTAATTCTTGCCTGGCGTTTGACAGTGTCTGATCGCTCAACTGTCGCTAGGTGATAGCTTCGCTTTTTGAACTTCTACATCCGGCTGCGTTTGACGTTTCCGTTCAGAAATGAGTAGACAATGCTAACACGCCGGTAACTATCGATAACATGAAACGAAGAGGGTGGCGTAGACAAGTGGTTGAAAAAATTGTGAGCAACTTCCTTGGCCTTCCGACGGTGTCGTTTTTATCACCCTTGTATTTGATACAAGGGCATCTataaaagaaaaaaagttGCGCCCACGCACTAGATCATATGCACGGGCCTCAAAGCGGCTCTTTATCAGTGGGAAAGGAGGTGCCCCACCGGTTATTTTATGTTTGATGATTTTGATTTTACTGCACTAAGCCACTACTGATTTTATACGGCCAGTTCAGCAATACAAGTCGTCAAAAAGTGATGGAAGTTATCCAACTACACCCTCGCCTCTCTTTTGTAAATATAAAACCCCTGGTAGCTTCGTAATCATTCTGTGTATCATAACCTCCGTAGATCAACCATCGATAACCATTGACATCTCCAAGACAATCCTTGTTACGGAAGAAAGTAGCCTTACAATTCGTCTCCACAGCCAGCAGACCACGCCCAGCAACCAAACAGCGCTATCCATCCAACCACTTATGAATGCACGCAGGGAGATGGACTACAAACAAAATAATCGCTCCAGAAAGGTCCGTCTTGATAGATCATCCACAGTTCTTTGTACCACATCAATGCTGATCTGTTTTCAGGTACCTCGCATGGTGTCCAAGTTGGATCCGAAGAGTGTACAGACCATTGCTGTGAGTGCAAAAGAGCTTTGCTTGACAATGTGGTACACACATTGACCTTCCATTTAGGAGTCGAATAATGCCTACCATTCAGGTATAAAAGATGGAGTTCCTGCTAATCACACGGAGCCTACTACTGAACGTGAAGTTCTCAACGAGATATCTAACCAGGATATATTCCACCCTCTGGAGGATGGCCAACCAAGTCCCAGTAACGGCGTCAAGTCCTCTTTGGAATTCCCATCTTTAAAGTCTGCACGTGCAATTCCTCCAAGTCGTCATCAACTACATCCCAGTCTAGTAATGACGCCGCAAAATGAAAATACTTCGAAACCCAAATGCCCTTCGGCAGCGGACGGAATGCCAAACTCGAAAAAGGACGGTCACCTCAGCGCTCTCAAGTGCATGGGATCATGTTCAAGAATAGAGAATGAGGAGAACATTGACCCCACCTCTGTTGCCACGCCGGTGTCTGCGTGCATTATTGACCGTGTCTCCTCCCCTCAACCTCGCGTCAGCTCTCAAGGGTTGTCGTGTACCAAATCCTCAATTCTAACCATTAGTAATGTTTCCGACCCATCGACTTGGGCggacaagaagaataaAACACTTCCAACACAGATCTCCGGAAGGAACAAACATGAGACACCTATAATGGAAATTCCTTTCCCCTCTGTCAGCCGACCCAGTGTTTCCCCCACAGCTGGATCAACGTCAATTTCGTGTGAGAATCCTAACGCTCCGGGTACAGGTAGTTTGAGCCAGATAAAGTCCCGTGAAtccggaagaagggattgGTGGAGACGTGATCCACACCCGATGTTTAGTCCGAAGTATGCGGCACAAAGACTACTAGTGGAGTAAGCTTGTTCCTTCTTTAACCGCTGATCATTCTCGCTGATGACCGGACATTTAGATTTCCTTCTGCGGTCAACGTTAATCATGCCAAACCCATCCTAGAAAGCCATTTCTCTAAATATGGCAAAATTCACTCCGTGTGAGTGTTTTTCTGTTGAATGTCTTTTAATAACAGCTCGGTAGCTACCATTATGATCAGAATGGTGATCGTTGCTGCAAGGGTTTTGTCGTCTTCATAGTAGGTTGCATGTGTCATCTATTAGCTAAATCGCATCACACAGGACCCCACGAGTATCCAGAGGGTACTGACCGACCCTTACAGCAACATTTGCGCCAACGCGCTTGATCCAGAAGCCCCACGAGATATGAACATTACCATCCGACCATCCTCAGCTTCTGATTTGGAACGTACAGTATTTATTCGCATCACTGGGTCGCGgtccgaagaagaagcttttGAGCGTCGCTACATGTATCAACTCCTATGCGAgcgagagatggaagcaaAACACATGCCCAATAACGATCACGACTCGTTGGGCATTATTACACATGAGATGGGGGGCATGGTCAAGAGTGATGGACTCTCGCTTTTCCACAAGGCTTTGCTTCCTGAGAAAGTAATTCTTGATCAAGTGCCCATGAAAGGCAAAACGCCCGGGAAATATTATTCTACCGTTTGTGTCCGAAATTTCAATACCTCTTGGTTTGACTTTGTTCGCCAGGTCAGAGAACGCTGTGGTAAGGATCCCACTCAAATTGGAGAGATCACACTTCGAGGACCCAACATCTCTGAAAGGAATGTGAGTTCAGGCCCATATCAATAGCAAGCACTCTGATGAATTCAATAGTTTGTCCCTCAACTCTGTGATCATCTCGCCGAGATATGCAGCATCCGCCCTCCCAACGAAAAGTGTTGTGGATGGCTGGTCTCGGTCAGCGGTAGTCGTGATGGAAGGCACATGATGCACGTAAGTCGCGTTTGTACGTTACAAGAATGGGTCGTTGAACTTTCTGCCAGGAACTTCAGAAGATTCCTGGCCTCTTTGTGCGCTGGGCGGATGAGCGCGATGGGTTATTTGATGATGCAGAACCTGCTCTGCAGACGTCTCCTCTCAACTGCATCAGTTCTTTTGAAGACCGCTCTTCTCCTACTGAGACCGACGATGCCAGAAGCCTTTCCACCCCCCAAACCAACAATCACGTCTTTCCGACTCTTCTGCATCCCAGCGCTACCCACCCTCATCTCCGTCGAACTCTCATGCACACGTACCGCGGCCGACCATTGATTGAAGACAATTCGACAGGAGAAACCAAATTTCTGGACGAAAGCGCCATCTTCGTTGGTCGATTGAATAAAAGAATGGAAACATATGCTACTTTGTACAAAAGATTCCAAAAGTATGGCAAGATTGTAAGTGCTCAGTATGAGTTTGTT
It contains:
- a CDS encoding H/ACA ribonucleoprotein complex subunit 3; this encodes MHLMYTLDERGNRVYTLKKVTAAGKPTKSAHPARFSPDDKFSRHRVTIKKRFGILPTQLPSKPL